The genomic stretch AACTTTGAGGCTATaagaagaaaattttaattttctgttCTAGACAAAAACTTTACAATGCAATAATATTAAGCATATATGTTGCTGCAGGAAAGATAAAGAATAGGAAACTTTTTACATCATCGGCTTCTGCCCTACATGCCATTTCAAAGGTTAGTTAATTTAGGGACAAAAAATTGTTGGTTGTTAAGGGTTTTGTTGGTTTACATCTCCTTagtgaaaataaatttagaaaataaaaaattgaatatatttttagaaaataattaattttcaacACAAATAATTCcttgtaattttttctttttccattttataaatcatatatattatttatggACAGAATGTGACGACCAAAGGGAATGATAAAGCTAAAGGAAAAGTACaggaatttaaattaaataagcaACAAGAAGAGGATGTTCATGAAGACCTTATGGACATAACTGACATGGACTATTCTCCAGCAAGGAGAAAGACTCCCATACACAACTGACTCTTGGGATCAACAACAACTATAACAGACAGTTttgaatttagtataaataaaataattgcaGACATGTTATTGGAGACAGCATTACTGAAATTTTGCAGTTTTTTATGCTTTCAAAAGAATGGTAATGTAATGTATTATAGTTTTATTATCTTTTTTCCACATATATAGCAAAGTTAAGGGATAATAAATATAGGATATATATGAAGTACCAAACATATCAGATACGTCAACCAGAAAACAACGTAACAAAGGAAATGAttaaagagaaaagctagaaatAGGGTCCGGGTAGTTCTACAAGATTTGGAACAAGATTTTTACTTCGGTTGGGTGGTTGAGATAATGAATGATGTAATGAAAAGttcgcaactttttttttttttggttggtTTTTTCATCAAAGGGAAATCCTAAATTTTTTCCGTTGTCAGTTGATATTTTCATCGAAGTGGAATCAACAACACATAAAATCATAGAACCCTTTTGATCAAGGTTAATTtcttaatgtaatttttttctttgtagTTATGTAGATTGATGAGTTGACAATGTCTTGATAGTTGTTACTTATTAAATGGATTGCAAagataacaaaaacaacaattttCCCCTCGATTGCCAACACAATAAATgacatatatattaaataaaaaattttaaaaaatgcactaaaatGACGTTGCTGAGATTCAAATGGGGTTGATCACAACTTTTTTCCTCATTGTGAGTTAAACCGATGGAATATAtcataaataaaaagttaaataaaataaaatgtggtTAAATGCAGTTGTTCAGATTCGGGGGGTTGATCATATCCTTTCTCCTAGGTTGCCACCACAACTGAGAGAATAAGTAGTATTTATTAAAAAGAATTGAAATGTGGTGTCACTATAATTTACGACTCAAGTGTCCGTTGGCAGTGAaagttttatcataaaatatatgatttgttgTAGTGATGCACCTAGAAATAAATATGTCTCTTAACTAACTTGAAAGGGAATTAGAAAACAAACCTAACCATACCACCACCAGCAAAATCACCACGCAACAGGCAAGAAACCTCAAACTAATAATGGTTTATGCAAAGGAAAGGATCCTTCCACCACTCATAATAGGTACCATAGTACTCAAATGACTTGTCAAGATACTACTTTCAAAAAGATAAGATGCATTGATTAAGGAATTCCTCCATGTTTATCGACTTTCTAGGAAAAATAGAATCAGTTCAGATGTTAAAATAGATCAAACCATTACATGTCAAATCATAGTAAATTTGGATTTAATATTAGGAAAAATCTTTAAGGATATAATAATATCTAACACTAGAGATAGATCACTTGGTAAAACAATAGCCAACCAACCCATACCAGTTAGCTGTAATTTGTAGCATGCTTTTTAAGACCGAACTAAAAAAATTCTTACAAAATTCAGATTCTAGTTTTAAGTCATAAAGCCTATGTTTTATCGGGCTTTTCAGGCTGACTCATATGGACTTGTCCATTTTGAAGACACTATGTCACCCCTCACCTTACaagaaaattttgtaaatatgAGTTAGGTCAAACACTAATTCAAATATGATATTAGAGTCTATTGATCAGACCATGAGTCGAACACCATTAATATCCACGTAGCAATTTCAATAGTATTGTGTGTAAGGGGTGTAttgagaaaatctcaaattaCACATTCATAAGAGATagaacttaaaaaaaaattagagagtGGTACTTCTTACAAGTTGCGCGGTTTTGTATAAGTTAAGTTAAATTCTACAACAACTAAGCCTTATCCCACTAGATGCGATGGGTTACATGGATAAACtttcgccataatgttctatcaagGATCATGTTTCTATCCAAATCATGAATCTCGAGATCATTCTTTATAACTTCTTTTATAGTTTTTCTAGGTCTTTCTCTTCTTATAATTGTTTGTCTTCTCTCCATCTAGTATACTTTCCTCACTGCATAATTTACAACTCTTCTCTCTACATGCTCAAATCACCTAAGTATACTTTTTCACCGCCTTCTTTATTATAGGCGTCAGCCTGACACTttctctaatattttcatttctaattttatcGTGACGATTCTTACCACACATCCATTGCAACTTCCTCATCTCTAATACACTTACATTATTCTCGTGATGATTTTTAACCGTCCAACATTCTATCAAGTACAAAATTTTAGTTCTTACTATAGTTCGATAAAACATTTCCTTCAACTTGGGCAGTacatttgaatcacataaaatacCTAATACATTTCCCCATTTTAACCACCTAACTTGAATTTGATGGCTTACACTCGTTATATTTCTCCATCATTTTATATTATGGAACCAAGATATTTAAACTGTGTGACTTAAGGGATAATACGGTCTCCAACTTTCACCTCTAGGTTAGAAACACTTCTTATTTTGTTTAACTTACAATCCATATACTCCATCTTACTTATGCTTAGGCGAAAACCATGTGTTTCTAAAGCTTATCTCCAAGTTTCCAACCtttcatttaaatttttcttCGACTCTCTAAGAAGGACTATATCATCTCCAAAAAGCATGCATCTCGGTGCTACCTCTTGGATGTGTTCCATGAGTACATCAAAAATTAAGGCAAAACGGTAGAGTCTTAGGGTTGAACCTTGATGCAAATCAATTGTAATGGGAAAATCATATATCTTTCCACCCCGTGTCCGAATGTTAGTCGATACATCTTCATACATATCATGGATAGCTCAAATATATGAAATCCTAACCCATTCTTCTCTAGGTCTTTCCACATAATCTCTCTAGGCACTACATCATGCACCTTCTCCAAGTCAATAAAATTAAGTGTAGGTCTTGTTGGTCCATCCAATACTGCTCAATTGTTGGCCCATCTAATACTTCTCCATCACACGCCATAATATATAAATTACTTCCATAGTCAACTTTCCAGGAGTAAAACCAAATTGATTCTCGGTGACTTGAATCTCGTTTCTTAAACTCCTTTCAGTCACTCTTTCCCATAACTTCATGGTATGACTCATAAGTTTAATCCCTCTATAATTTGCATTTTGTATATCCCCCTTGTTCTTATAGAATGGAACTAAAGTGCTTTTTCTTCATTCATTGGGCATGCGCTTTGACTTTACAAATTTCGTTAAAATGTTTACTAAGCCACTCAATACTTCTATCTCTAAGAATTTTCCGCTTCAATAGGTATATTGTCTGACCCAACCGCCTTACTGTTACTCGTTCTTTTCAACGCTTTTTTTCATCTCATGTTTATGAATTAGACAATAGTAATTATAGTTCTGATCCTCTTTTATAATGTCAAGTCTGTTAGAGTCCTTTGAGATATAATATCtttcattaaataaattataaaagtacGTCTTCCACCTATCCTTTATAACTTTTTCTTAAACCAAGACTTTGCTTTCTTCATCTTTAACACACTTCACTTGATCCAAATCTCTagtctttctttctcttcccttGGAAAGCCTATATATAGATTTTTCTCACTCCTTGGTTCTTAGAGTTTAGTATAATTCGTCAAAAGCTTGACTTCTTGCTTCACTCATCGACTTCTTGGTCTCATTCTTAGCTTTCTTGTATTTTTTCCCAAGTTTTGACATTCTTATACCTAGACCACTCTTTAAAAGAATCATTTTTACTTTAAATTTGCTCTAGACACTTTCATTCCACCACCATCTTTACCTGTAGGTCCAAAACCTCATGATTATCCCAATGCCTCTTTAGCCACTTTTCTAATCCCTTGGGTCATTTTATTCCACATATCATTTTCACTTTCTTGTGGTTTCCCAaaccctccttcaaagatcttgTGTTGGAAAATTCTTTGTTTTACATCCTTCAAATACCACCACTTGATTCGTGGCGCTACCATATGACTTCTTCTTTATGCTTTCCCCTTAATTCTTACATCCATAACCAAAACGCTATGTTGGGTAGTCAGGCTCTTTCCTGAAATAAATTTACAGTCAAAGAAAATCTTTCTATCTAACTACTTGATAAGAAATAAATCTATTTGAGAACATGTCACTCCACTTTTATATGTGATAAGATGATCATCTTTTTTCCTAAACCATGTATTTGTTATTGTACTATCCAAAGCCGATGAAAACTTCAAGATAGATTTACCATTCACATTCACTCCCTTAGGCCAAACCCCCATACACACTCTCAAAACATCTTGCTACTCTACCCACATGTCCATTGAGATCTCCTCCTAGGAAAAGCTTCTCTCCTTAGGGTATATCCTGAAGTAACCCTTTCAAATCCTCCTAAAATATTACATTAAGGTGTTATGCAAATACAACCTGAGGTGAGTAAGCACTAATAACAATAAATGTGTCTTGTTCCACTACAAATTTCAAGGCTATGATTCGATCTCCTACTCTTTTCACATCAACAATATCCTTCTTCCACTCTTTGTCCACAATAatcctccccccccccccccccccatttctCGATTTAACTTTTTCGGTGCACCAAAGCTTAAATCCTGAGTTGTCTAATTCTTTTCCATTTTCACCTGTCCATTTAGTTTCTAGTAGGCACATTAAATTGATTTCATCCTAACCATAGCATCCactattttcaataatttttaagTGTGCATATATTCCACGATCCAAAGTGAATCCTCCTCTCATGAACTAACTTCTTTACCTACACCCGTTCTGAAAAATGTGGAAACTTTTGCTTATTTTTTACTACATATGGCGGCGATACATCGATCCTTGTTCTTTTGACACTATACTCAAGCCATACATTGCATAGCTTACGGGTAACGGTCTAACGTTCACATTATTTTGTAGTCGATACATGTCTTAAAGATTCAACAAAATTTTAGGTTGGTTGTCGGCTTCATAAGACAACCCTTTTCTTTAATTCAAACTCAAAATCGActatttataagttttttatAGACAGTGAAACAATCTTATAAAAGAAATACAGGGGCACCTTCCCAATTACAAGAGACAGGAACTTACATAATGTCCCAAAGACATATAATCTAGGCAGTTATATTCTAATTCTAATAATACTAATTTACAAGATTGCATCcatttaattgaaattaaaaattgaTGACGTACATgaattcttttaaaatttaaaaaaaaaaaatacaagacCTATATACAACCACGTGTTCATAACACAAAATTCAACATACGATCTGTAGGACATAGAAAAAGTAATGAAGCCAATATTGAGTGATTTGTGCAAAAGAGTTTTCTTTCCCACATAGTACACCAAGACTTGCCAAGAAAACGAACGTTTCTGTACTCCACACATTATTAAAATGTACGAACACGTGGGAGGAATTTATGGTGAAATTGCCAATTCTTGAAACTCTTCTATGGGGGACCTCTTTTAATGGAAAGGGATTTGTTGTTTTTGTGGGGCCCCATTCCAATTTCATAAATATGGGTATGCATTGAACTGTAGAGTTTTGATTTGACTAAGGGATACCCTTCTTTTGTCTTGCCCCACATAGTCAATTGGGCCCAACATGATTTACGTATTATAGTGATTGTGTTATCATGAAGGGTCATTCTTGCATGAGGATTCACGTGTCATGTCATTTTTGTATACTATGGAAGTCTATTTTGGAGCAGAGAATACATTGGACTACTAGAAAaccttttcatttatatttacaTAAATGACACCAGGCATTCACTATTACGTTTCCATAATACTAGCATTCAGACGGGTACTTTTGACCCGTACAAACGTGTAAAATAATAAGATGTTATGAATACACAAATGAGAGGTGGTGGTAAGAAGTCGTGCGCGAGTATTTCTCTCATAGATTTAACTAGGATAAATTCATATCTAAGCTAACGAAGgaagaaaaacataaaacaacTTGAACAATTTTTTTCATATCTCCTTCAAGAGCAACATTACAATATAAATACTAAAGTTATGAAAGTTCAACGGGCTATAATTAAAAGGAAATAGAATACTGAATATGTATTAATTGCACCCGTCTAATATGTGTAGAAATCCTTGAGCCAAACtaatattttctttgatttattgGGCTTGCTATTTTTCT from Vicia villosa cultivar HV-30 ecotype Madison, WI linkage group LG4, Vvil1.0, whole genome shotgun sequence encodes the following:
- the LOC131597107 gene encoding uncharacterized protein LOC131597107, which codes for MKLSLLVSLMLLFLFLTKAQGIRLDKGSLAAHQNKHDEERNLLKRNNSNDTDEETVVCKDEHCTGKIKNRKLFTSSASALHAISKNVTTKGNDKAKGKVQEFKLNKQQEEDVHEDLMDITDMDYSPARRKTPIHN